The sequence ggggccGGGGGACGGCAGGGATGAGGGGGGGACAGGCTCGGGTGAGGCTGAGAGGACAGTGATGGAGGGGGCACAGGCAGGCCTGGGGTGGGGACACAGGCTGGGATCAGGAGAGGGGAcgggcagggatggatgaggGGTGGCAGGCCAGGATGGGCAGGGGACAGGAAGGGATGGAGACGGGATAGGGAGGGATGAGGCTGGGGACACGGCAGAGATGGGGAGGGGGTTCAGACAGAGATGGGGAGGGGGGACAAGGATGaagggagggagctgggtgtCAGGGATGAGGAAGAGAGACAAGGACGGAGGGAGGacaggaaggagggagctgggtgtcaggcagggatggggaggggggacagggctggagggagggtaggaaggagggagctgggtgtcaggcagggatggggaggggggacagggctgggtaaGGGCAGATGGGCAGGAGTGGGGAATGGGTAGTCCTGGGTGAGGGGGGTCAGGTAGGGCTGGGTGAGAGAgaacaggcagggctggggaaggtgagGCACAGCAAGGCCCATCCATGACAGACGGTGCTGGAGCAGTTTGGTGGGGCCAGGctaggggctggggctgtgaacCCAGCTGTGGAGGGTGCAGGGGGAGGCTGAGCCCTGTTGTGCTCTCCCTGACTCCCCTCTTCTcttgcaggggcagccacctGACAGATGTAAGTACTGAAGGAGCCGGAGGAGCCTGGGCCCACAGCTGGAGCGGGGACACCATAGAGGCCATAGGGTtggcagggcactggggagggccTGGCTTCGGGCTGGCCTGGTGCCTCTGAGCTGCGGGGCTTTTCAGGGTTGATTAGCATCtcacatcaaaaaaaaaaaaaaagtgattgcTGCTGTTTCCACATTGGAAAATTTCTCTCCAGGGCCCAGCATGgagccttggaaagcaggacCCTGAGTGCTACCTCTGTGGTGATTTTGGATGAGGTTCTGTCACTAggggagggctggcaggggtggGAGGGAGCCTTTTTTGCATGTGGAGGCTGCAGAGTTGCTGGAGCAGAAGAACAATGTGACACTGGCTGGTATCTGCACTTCCACTcctgagcagaggctggaggagctgctgacacTGCACTCGCTGTGTCAGAAAATCTCTGGTGTTGTTAAGCTCGGGTTAGACTGAAGCAAACCCAAATTCCTGATGGTGCTTTTTGTGATTtcaattgggtttttttatattttccccCATGAGTGCCAACTTGTTTCTGTCTCTTACTGCCCAGATATCCATATGCCGGGATTTGCCCAACATCGAGGTGATCACGTTCAGGTGAATGCCAGTTTGCCAGCTttggagagggcagggaaatcaCCTTTTCCTGGGGATGGTTTCTTCCCATGTTGCTGGGGTTGTGTGTGTGAGCTGTCTGTCTCTTTGTGCCCCATTTCTCAAGCAGCAGAGATACAGACAGGATTATTCCTTAGCAGCTCCTCTGAACTActccctgtgctcctgagaaaatattctgttttgACAAGTGATAAAACCCCTTAGGATTGTTGCTCCTGAAATTCTACTCCATAGTTTCTACAGGGATCTTCTTGGCTTCTCTATGTGGCCTATTTCCAAAATACttgttgaaatattttgtgGATCTCTCAGAGCTTTCCCTTTCCATAATATGCTCAACTTTCACCTATTCTGGGGATCCCATGGTGCCAATGCTCTGCGAATTGGAGCCTTTTAACTTGGAAGTGTTACATGGGCTCTCCTTGGGTGGGTGTGAGGAGCTGCTACAGAAAAGGGGGCAGGtttggaggaagaagaggcTCTTTGTAATCCTCAGCAGGGTGGAGCAACGGCTCTTTCAATTCTTCCCTCTGCTGACAAAGGAGAAATGCCACAACCCATGGGCTGAACGccccttgctgtgccctgctggggcGAGGCTGTTGCTGGAAGGGGGGGTGGGAAGTGCTGTGCTCCCCCTGGATGGGGCAGGATGGGCTCTGACCGTGTCTCCGCAGCGTGAACGGCATCTCGGACCTCGAGCCGCTGCACCAATGCCAGAACCTGAGCGAGCTCTACCTGAGGAGGAACAACATCAGGAGCCTGGATGAGCTCTTCTACCTGAAGACGCTGCCGCGGCTGCGGGTGCTGTGGCTGGCGGAGAACCCCTGCTGCGGGCCCGACCCGCACCGCTACCGCATGACCGTGCTGCGCaacctgccctgcctgcagaaaCTCGACAACCAgggtgggctctgctcccctgcacACAGCCCCGGGCCCCCAGGGTGGGCTCTGCTCACCTGCACACAGCCCCGGGCCCCCAgggtgggctctgctcccctgcacACAGCCCCGGGCCCCCAGGGTGGGCTGTGGTCACCTGCACACAGCCCCGGGCCAGGGCCACCTGGGAAACAGGGATGTGTTGGCTCCTCTCGAGGGCATCCTTTGAGTTTTCCTAGAGTCAGGAAGTGTTAAGGGTTGAGTTAGATCCAGTGCTTCTAAGCTGTTTACTCTCTTTATCTTCCCTTTCAGTTTCTCTTTGCCTTTCCCatctgcctcctcttccccttttccctatccccttttcccttttcccttcctttcccttcactaTCCCTTCCCTATGGTAACAAAACTGAGTGCCTCATTATAGCTCAGACAGTACCACTAATTAGTGGTTTTTAGAGCTCTGTCTTTGCTGTGGCCAGACAAAGGTTCTATAACTGGATCTGCTGCTGTagaaaagcttttctgttttgctttttgatTTTGCCATCCAGTGGCAGAAATTTGGTTGCTTTTGGAGCCTCCTCCAGAGACAAGAAATGTTAAAGCATGTTTGCATCCTTCCCTGATACTGTTCTCTCTTTGGGAGGCTCGTGATTACTTCCAGCATTCTCCTgcactctgcagcagcagaacctgcCCCGCTAGAGATGCCATCCCCTTGGGCTGCTGCAGTTCGTAGCAACAGGCATTTGTGGTGTCCCTTGCAGCTGTGACAGAGGAGGAGCTGTCTCAGGCGCTGGTGGATGGCGTGGAGATCACGGCGCCGCCGGCCCGCAGCCCTGTGGAGAACGGCTGGTGCAGCACCGCGTCCAGCGCCGCCGGAGCCACCACGGAGCCCCAGAgcctgctcagctgcagcctggaggaCACCAAGTGAGGgctgggcagctgccagcattGCTGGGATTCTGAATTTGTGTGTACAGGAAAGGAGCCTGGCATTCCAGGGGCCAGGCCCGCAGCCGCTGCAGGTTCCCGCTGTGCTGGTTCCGTGGGGCTGGTTCTGCTGTGGGAGGTGGCTTGGGCTCATCAGCTGCATGTGCAGGCAGGGGTGCATCCTCTCTGATCTGGGAGCTCCAGTCCATTCCCTGGGGTATCCTCCAGCTGGATACTCCTTGCATGGGTGCCTGTGATGAGGAAGGATTGGCCTGGCAATTCTCCCACCTGGTCATAATAccatttgcttttcctccctttttttaGCAAAACTCAGGACGAGCTTGATATGAAGCTTGTTCCCAGGGGTAAATATTCCTCCTTTTCCACTCAAGAGACAGACTGCAGCTGCAAGAAGAGAGTGAGTATCTTTTAAAGACCAAATTGCTTTTCCTTGTATGTGGGGCTGAGCCCCGGCATTGAAGGATGTGAAGAGGCTTGGATGTCCCCAGAGGAGGGGAACAGAGTTaatgccagggctggaagaaatgtccaggagcagctgagggctctgggtTTGTTTGATTTGGAGAGAAGGAGGCCAAGGGGTGACCTCATGCccctctgcagcttcctgaggaGGGGATATGGGGAAGGGGTGCTGGGCTGTTCTGCTTGGGATCTAGTGATAGGAGACCTGGTGATGGTTCAAAGCTGTCCAGGGCAGGTTCAGACTGGACATCAGAACATGTTTCTTTAGCAAGAGGAGGGTCAAACCTTGGGAAGTGGCTGCTGAACAGGAAGCTTAGGTGGGTTCCTCAGCCCCCTCCATCATGTAGCCTTGGATGAATCTGGATTTTGGTGATTCAGCTGGGAATTGCAGAGTGCTGGACTCGGTGCTATTGCATCAATCAGCAGAGCAGGATCTAACCCACACTGCCTCACTCTGCCATAGCTGCCTAGAGCAGCACCACAAGCTCTGACctttaaaaatggggaaagtGGCCCCCCATTGCAGCTGaagaggttcaggttggatgtTGGGCAAAAGATTCTCCCTAGAAGGACAGCTATTTAGGCTGTGGAATCTCTCCCTGGAGTTCTTCAGGACACGATTTGACAGGGCCACAACCTGGCATTGGCACCGGTCCTGTggtggtggcagggctggggacctTCAAGGGTCCTTTGCAGAGAGCACCAGCTCTCCTCATTCCTCAGAGCCGGGCTGTCCTTTCCCGTCCTACACGCGCTGGAGAGCgggtgcagctgctcctggaggtggcaggctGGAGCGTGGCCGGCAGCCAgaggctgtgggcagagcagaggatgGGTTTGTCCTGCATTCCAGCCTCATCACGTGCCACATGCGCCTCTCCCCGCCTGTGTTTGCCCCGAGGGCTCGGTTGTGGTTGTTAGTCCCGGTCCCCGTGGCTGCAGGTGGCTGCTCCAAACTGCTGCccgtggtggtggtggtggtggaggagTTCCTGGAAAGAGCAGGGAAAATCTTGTGTCCTTGTCCTGGCTGGCTGGTACAAAGCAGTGTGTGCTTTATCCCCACAGAACAATGTCCTGAATGCCATCCTGCTTCTCATGGAGGAACTGgatgcagaggggctggagatcATCCAGCAGACGGCGGTGAGGAGCCTCCAGGCCTTGCAgaagaaggagctgcaggaggagtgACAGCACCCGTCCCCCTTCCAgcctccccagagccccagccccgcgGTGCTGTCCTGCCCAcatccctggctgcagccaaAGCCtcgggcatgggatgggatgatgcTTCTCTGGAGAtttcctgccagcacagcaggctctgACACTGTACCCTGTGTGCCTGGGGCTCTTGGATGGGAGCTGCAGGCAAATCAGCAAGGCTGAAGGGAACGGGGCTGCTGCCAGAGGTGCTGTGTGATCTgagggggagcagagcctgctgaTGGCTGGGAGGGCCTCCACCCCTCAGCCAGCCTGAGGGGGGTGCACAGCACCTCTGAGGGCAGTTTGTACCTCAGAGATCTGGTTTGGTGGGGTCTGACAGGGAGACATTGCCTGAGATGGTCAGCAAGACCTGTCTGTGCAGGTGGTGAAGGTCAGTGTCCagttattaatttattttccagctcctggctgacTTCCTCAGGTCCTTCCTGGTGCATGCAGTGCCTGCCGGTCAGGCAGCCCAAAGGAAAGCTCAGAGCAGCCTAGGTGAACCAGGAATGACTCCCACATCCTGAATGCTCAGCTGTACTCTCCCCCCAGCATTCCCTGCAGGCATTAGAGCAGCTAAAAGAAGCATCCCAGTTCAAAGGCCCTGAGCATTTTGCCTGCTTTGCACAGGCATCAGGGGTGGGTGTTGCTCTTTAACTGATAAAACCGCATTTACCAAGTTTTGTAGAGCTGTTAAGAACAAACTAAACTGTTGTGACATACCAAATAAACCCAATTATCCCTCAAGGCCGTGTAAGTGGTGGCTGGAGTTCAGCAAAGGCCTGGCTGGGGGCACTGCTCCATTACCTCTGGTTCAGGGAGTGCATTGTGAGCCctgtggagcaggaggagggctgggagcctgTGCCTTCCCGCTTCACTGCGCCTCTGGAACGGTgagcctgctcccagcactgccctgcagggccactGGGCTGGCTTGCAGCCTTCTTGCAGCCACAGCAAAGGCAGGGAGCAAAGGAGGTGCTGAGGAAAGCTCAGTGCAGAGCCACCTGGGCAGGATGGTGGCCCTGAGGTACAGGACACGAGCCCTCCGTGTCTCCCAGTGCTGCACTGGTGACGTGGCCGTTCCATggccccctgtccctgctcctcagggatgGTGACAGCCCTGTGTCCACAAGCCTGTTTGCCTGACCTTGGTGGGAACAGACACAGCTTGACCCTCATCACTCAGGGGGAGGTTTGCTGATGCCTTTAACTCCTTGAATGACCTTTGTTCTTGCCTTTTGCATTAAACCCAGCTGCCCTTTTGTGATTTATGATGTCCCAGACTTTGACATCCGGGGCCTGGGAGACTCACCCTGCTGAGTGCAAGTCTTCTCCCAGGCCCCTGACCTGTCCATGTCAAGGAACAAGGGAGTTGCTGTTGGGGTGAGCTGGACCCCAGTTTCTCTGGGATATGAGTGATCAAAGGAAGTGTCCATCAGGACCCAGTCATGGGGCTGGTGGAGCAATGACTGTGCCCTTGAGGCCACACTGACACAattcctggagaagctgggctGTTTTTTGCCTACGTGCTCGTCatccttggctgctgctggtgctgccctcGGGGCTCCCAACTGCTCCTTGCAGCATCCCAGCAAACCCCAGTGGGAgctcagcccctccagggccctggcagcctgccttCCCCTGCAGGATGCTTCTGGAGGCCTGCTCTGCCCTCTCTTCAGGGTGGGCTGGATGTGCTGGGAAGTCTTGGAGCACAGTCACGCCCCTCCTG comes from Agelaius phoeniceus isolate bAgePho1 chromosome 10, bAgePho1.hap1, whole genome shotgun sequence and encodes:
- the CFAP410 gene encoding cilia- and flagella-associated protein 410; this translates as MRLSRAAVLAQAKAAALDGVRRLNCWGSHLTDISICRDLPNIEVITFSVNGISDLEPLHQCQNLSELYLRRNNIRSLDELFYLKTLPRLRVLWLAENPCCGPDPHRYRMTVLRNLPCLQKLDNQAVTEEELSQALVDGVEITAPPARSPVENGWCSTASSAAGATTEPQSLLSCSLEDTNKTQDELDMKLVPRGKYSSFSTQETDCSCKKRNNVLNAILLLMEELDAEGLEIIQQTAVRSLQALQKKELQEE